One Lucilia cuprina isolate Lc7/37 chromosome 4, ASM2204524v1, whole genome shotgun sequence DNA segment encodes these proteins:
- the LOC111690480 gene encoding nuclear pore complex protein Nup98-Nup96 isoform X1, which translates to MFGGTKPTFGSATTSTGFGGFNNTATASPFGQSAFGKPATSAFGAAPAFGAQQTTPSLFGSNTAQPQTTGLFGGASTSTAFGSTTTTQPAFGNFSQPQQNTSIFGAAQPQANTSSLFGQPAATSAFGSAVKPAGLGTFGQTAAQPSTSLFGQPAASTSTSGFGTFGQAAPTTTSVFGSSASSAFGQPANAATAANPGTSIAKYQPTIGTDTLMKGGQPNSVNTKQHCITAMKEYEGKSLEELRMEDYLANRKGPQAGAAGGFGGFGATTQPATGTGLFGATAQPSTGLFGQPAAGATENKGLFGSTNTAFGQPATGGFGAAASQPFGAKPFGATTTTGFGTAANDNSNPFGAKPAFGQTAAPSLFGQTPATSAAPAFGQTNTGFGTGFGTTAGQQQQQQPSLFGQPAADANKPAFGLGQTSTGNTGFGGFGTTATSTATGGLFGAKPATGFGAAPAFGATSQANTGFGNFSLNNTNAGAGGLFNSTLNKPATSGFGAFGTNTSTAAPLNFNAGTGQTSLFGNTAAKPGGMFGTSLGTATNTTGGGLFGQTGQSPFGGLGNQMKGFGQTTNDGGLGTLGGLPGTPQQQQQVPIHQQILSKVTSPYGDNPIFKDLKRSEENDPTRATNPAAQKAIMENTSASGQQFKISTNSSPSIIKVKPIGSALTKKSLFEGLEEFDASVESFSLKPNAKRLILKPKNNNTIGGVGSGQQTPGSGSNANTPQRQVTPLTSSGSNNNQQDIRNESFSGQIPIEPSTKQSPGSASNVVSSNAPPSSVLDASRRESWLHPNNLEKVRQHNINAGLEPGSSHNNTLTELVPRKPLDTYRNAPNSGRLSVSTVPENPFEDQSIISSRRDTSAAVNESIASSNRSYAADDKSILIEDAQAEYEEHPTGITLKRMGYYTIPSLDDLKSFLAEDGSCVVPNFTVGREGYGNVYFGKEMDVAGLNLDEIVHFRNKEIIIYPDDDNKPPVGHGLNREAQVTLDQVWPLDKSKHEPIKDAQRLMEMDWEGKLRRVCDKNETRFIEYRPETGSWVFRVKHFSKYGLNDSDEEEDIPTDPKKAKMGATAVDAAKQQALAQAAAAAGAINAHDKMTLAALKNAQKISEDAARALDPKSLTAAGFYPMDESAEFMLMDKTQFFQNNGNNDFSMFDHPQQVFKQGLTSPTATLAKDMGTDAHKLQLMKASFFIDDDLDNKSEASEFGHHDFNRNKPGGLFGKRLQEMYGSANSLWKDGNSVGMGGLGGNLSETSSQVDFNASPPLPASSADSASVMSVLKNQQEQQMEKYQADHKLPPLIVKPKVASVKSLGSIVPLVKSVAFPLRLKWPADLGLYNSRRFKMGFGPQHTLIVPSTRNNLNREIKSKNLLDIAPVIFKSRGANDYSPTILQHLKISATQSYDNFEESIVDHLQIQLRNSQQQDVEGSECPYIKSDGGTELIVKHLDEAIKLINLGPLEEYAVSVWSLCLALWGDHEELEGREATSHFVVMCRRNLLSEWLENTLTDKDLLTKTVSKHTYLEHLVDLVMCHKVTEACELAFNYDDVNLSLLMSQLSSGPVVRQLMEDQLAAWNADKADQFIQVERLKLFMLVAGISLMASNHGVINCLEGIEWIKVLALQLWYLSSPNSSITDALLAYEKSFKSEEFYSLPPTPVYMENVSHYKEKDTIYDLRFHLLQLFSKRSHPLESLLNPTTHTADPMDYRLSWLLLQTLEALGYRHCSELSESQLHVGFAAQLENNDLWEWAIFVLLHIKDKNQRELAVQNVLYRYVSVSKDVALNEKEKFVINNLGVPEKWIDYAKAVRAGSIHNYHLQAKYLLKAKQWSLAHEIIFQHIAPDAVINDNLEYLHNLLTQFENPDLNKSIKVPNWSNQGQIFLDFIDINEKFKGLKSLKTEADIEARWENLKPQLADLCSRINLLPCPTPKHRLCQSEIAQNLACLVRGVLLVCPILNPCLIIKIALERLPLPQEFAQQELRALLDTLVGDLSKTQLSNTELISVK; encoded by the exons atgtttggAGGCACTAAACCGACTTTTGGCTCGGCCACTACTTCCACTGGTTTTGGTGGTTTTAATAATACCGCCACTGCCTCACCCTTCGGTCAGTCTGCTTTTGGCAAACCAGCTACAAGTGCGTTTGGTGCTGCTCCGGCATTTGGAGCACAACAAACTACTCCCTCGTTGTTTGGTTCCAATACCGCTCAACCTCAGACGACGGGTTTATTTGGAGGTGCCAGCACATCAACGGCTTTCGGAAGTACTACGACAACACAACCTGCATTCGGCA ATTTTTCACAACCTCAACAGAATACTTCGATTTTTGGAGCAGCCCAACCTCAAGCTAATACATCATCATTGTTTGGACAGCCAGCCGCTACTTCGGCCTTTGGTTCCGCTGTTAAACCGGCTGGTTTGGGTACTTTTGGACAAACTGCAGCACAGCCTTCGACTTCTTTGTTTGGGCAACCCGCAGCTTCAACTAGTACCAGTGGTTTTGGAACTTTTGGCCAAGCAGCACCAACCACAACAAGCGTTTTTGGAAGTTCAGCTTCGTCAGCATTTGGTCAGCCCGCAAATGCCGCGACGGCAGCAAATCCTGGCACATCAATTGCCAAATACCAACCAACTATTGGAACTGATACCCTAATGAAGGGTGGTCAACCAAATAGCGTAAACACCAAGCAACATTGTATTACAGCCATGAAGGAATACGAAGGCAAGTCCTTGGAAGAGTTGCGCATGGAGGATTATTTGGCGAATCGAAAAGGTCCACAGGCCGGAGCTGCAGGTGGTTTTGGAGGTTTTGGTGCTACTACACAACCTGCTACTGGAACTGGCCTCTTTGGAGCAACAGCCCAGCCAAGTACTGGATTGTTTGGTCAGCCTGCAGCGGGAGCAACTGAGAACAAAGGATTATTTGGCTCAACCAACACAGCTTTTGGTCAACCGGCAACTGGAGGTTTTGGAGCGGCAGCGTCTCAGCCTTTTGGAGCCAAACCATTTGGTGCAACAACTACTACTGGTTTTGGAACAGCAGCTAATGATAACTCCAATCCTTTTGGAGCTAAACCCGCTTTTGGGCAAACCGCAGCACCCTCTTTATTTGGTCAAACACCAGCTACAAGTGCTGCCCCTGCTTTTGGACAAACGAATACAGGTTTTGGAACAGGCTTTGGTACAACTGCTggtcaacagcagcaacagcaaccaTCATTATTCGGTCAACCAGCAGCCGATGCAAATAAACCAGCCTTTGGTTTAGGTCAGACTTCTACTGGTAATACTGGGTTCGGTGGTTTTGGCACTACAGCCACTAGTACTGCTACTGGTGGACTGTTTGGAGCCAAACCGGCTACCGGATTTGGTGCTGCCCCCGCATTTGGTGCTACCTCTCAAGCCAACACAGGTTTCGGTAATTTCTCCTTAAATAATACCAACGCCGGCGCTGGAGGTCTTTTCAATTCAACACTGAACAAACCGGCCACATCAGGTTTTGGCGCATTTGGCACAAATACATCGACAGCTGCGccattaaattttaatgcagGTACTGGTCAAACTTCGCTATTTGGCAATACAGCTGCCAAACCAGGAGGCATGTTTGGCACATCACTAGGTACAGCAACAAACACAACTGGTGGAGGACTGTTTGGTCAGACAGGACAGTCGCCATTTGGTGGTCTAGGTAACCAAATGAAAGGGTTCGGCCAAACTACTAACGATGGTGGCCTTGGCACCTTAGGAGGTTTGCCCGGAACtccccaacaacaacaacaagtgccCATACATCAACAAATTCTATCAAAAGTGACTTCGCCCTACGGAGATAATCCAATTTTCAAGGATCTTAAACGCAGTGAAGAAAATGATCCCACCAGAGCTACAAATCCGGCCGCTCAAAAGGCTATTATGGAAAATACAAGTGCAAGTGGACAACAgttcaaaatttcaactaaTTCCTCCCCAAGTATAATAAAAGTTAAACCGATTGGTTCGGCTTTAACTAAGAAATCCCTTTTCGAGGGGCTTGAAGAATTTGATGCCAGCGTGGAGAGCTTTAGCTTAAAACCGAATGCCAAACGTTTGATACTGAAACCTAAAAACAACAATACCATTGGTGGAGTTGGCTCAGGTCAACAAACTCCCGGTTCCGGTTCAAATGCAAACACACCACAAAGACAAGTTACGCCATTAACTTCGTCCGGTTCTAATAACAACCAACAAGATATACGCAACGAATCATTTTCCGGACAAATACCAATAGAGCCCTCAACAAAACAATCTCCTGGATCGGCTAGCAATGTGGTTTCTTCAAATGCTCCACCAAGCTCGGTTTTAGATGCCAGTCGTCGTGAGTCATGGTTACATCCAAACAATTTGGAAAAAGTTAGGCAACATAATATAAATGCCGGGCTGGAACCAGGTAGTTCTCATAACAATACATTGACAGAACTAGTACCCCGCAAGCCTTTGGACACCTACCGTAATGCACCCAACAGCGGACGATTGTCGGTATCTACAGTACCCGAAAACCCCTTTGAAGATCAGAGCATAATTTCTTCAAGACGCGACACTAGTGCCGCTGTAAACGAGAGCATTGCTTCTTCTAATCGATCTTATGCCGCCGACGATAAATCGATACTCATTGAAGACGCACAAGCCGAATATGAAGAACATCCCACTGGCATTACATTGAAGAGAATGGGTTACTATACCATTCCTTCGCTAGAcgatttaaaatcatttttggcTGAAGACGGTTCCTGTGTCGTGCCCAATTTTACGGTTGGTCGCGAAGGTTACGGCAATGTATACTTTGGCAAAGAAATGGATGTGGCCGGATTGAATTTGGATGAAATTGTTCATTTTCGCAATAAGGAAATCATCATCTATCCAGATGATGATAATAAACCACCGGTTGGTCATGGCTTGAATCGTGAAGCACAAGTGACTTTGGATCAAGTATGGCCTTTGGACAAAAGTAAACATGAACCCATTAAGGATGCTCAGCGTCTAATGGAAATGGATTGGGAGGGCAAACTGCGTCGAGTCTGCGACAAAAACGAAACACGTTTTATTGAATATCGTCCTGAAACCGGTAGTTGGGTATTTCGGGTAAAACATTTCTCCAAATATGGTTTAAATGACAGTGACGAGGAGGAAGATATACCTACCGATCCAAAAAAGGCAAAAATGGGAGCCACTGCTGTTGATGCAGCAAAACAACAAGCTTTGGCACAAGCAGCCGCAGCAGCTGGTGCTATTAATGCACATGATAAAATGACTTTGGCTGCTTTGAAAAACGCCCAAAAA ATATCTGAGGATGCTGCTAGGGCTTTGGATCCCAAGTCTTTGACAGCTGCTGGCTTCTATCCCATGGATGAATCTGCTGAGTTCATGTTAATGGACAAGACAC AGTTTTTTCAAAACAATGGCAACAACGACTTTTCCATGTTCGACCATCCCCAACAAGTGTTTAAACAGGGTTTAACTAGTCCAACGGCTACTCTGGCCAAGGACATGGGTACTGATGCTCATAAGTTGCAATTAATGAAGGCTTCATTTTTTATAGATGATGATCTGGATAATAAAtcag aagCTTCAGAATTTGGCCATCATGATTTCAATCGCAACAAACCCGGTGGTTTATTTGGCAAACGTTTGCAAGAGATGTATGGGTCTGCTAATTCTTTATGGAAAGATGGAAATTCTGTGGGCATGGGTGGTTTGGGTGGCAACTTATCTGAAACCTCAAGCCAAGTTGATTTTAATGCATCGCCTCCTTTGCCGGCTTCGTCTGCTGATTCTGCTTCAGTGATGAGTGTTTTGAAAAATCAACAAGAACAG CAAATGGAAAAGTACCAAGCCGATCATAAATTGCCTCCCCTTATAGTAAAACCTAAAGTTGCCTCTGTCAAAAGTTTGGGATCAATCGTGCCTCTCGTCAAATCAGTGGCATTTCCTTTACGTTTAAAATGGCCGGCGGATTTGGGATTGTACAATAGTCGTCGTTTTAAAATGGGCTTTGGACCACAGCATACACTGATTGTTCCCTCAactagaaataatttaaatcgagaaattaaat CTAAAAATCTACTTGATATTGCTCCTGTTATTTTCAAAAGTCGTGGTGCAAATGATTATTCCCCCACCATAttgcaacatttaaaaatttccgcAACCCAGTCGTATGACAACTTCGAAGAAAGTATAGTTGATCATTTACAAATACAATTGCGCAATTCACAGCAACAAGATGTAGAAGGCAGTGAGTGTCCTTATATAAAATCAGATGGTGGCACTGAACTTATCGTAAAGCACTTAGATGAAGCCATCAAATTGATTAACCTTGGTCCGTTAGAGGAATATGCAGTGTCAGTTTGGTCTCTCTGTTTGGCCTTGTGGGGTGATCATGAGGAGTTAGAGGGTCGTGAAGCAACCTCGCATTTTGTGGTCATGTGTCGTCGTAATTTATTGTCAGAATGGTTAGAAAATACTCTTACCGATAAGGATTTGCTGACAAAAACCGTatccaaacatacatatttggaACATCTAGTCGATTTGGTAATGTGTCATAAGGTAACGGAAGCCTGTGAATTAGCCTTTAATTATGATGATGTCAATTTGTCCCTTTTGATGTCACAATTGTCATCTGGTCCTGTTGTAAGGCAACTAATGGAAGATCAATTGGCTGCCTGGAATGCCGACAAGGCGGACCAGTTTATACAAGTAGaacgtttaaaattattcatgtTAGTTGCTGGTATTTCACTAATGGCTTCTAATCATGGCGTAATCAATTGTCTAGAGGGTATAGAATGGATTAAAGTGTTGGCG cttCAATTGTGGTATTTATCTTCCCCTAACTCTTCTATCACGGATGCCTTATTGGCTTATGAAAAATCCTTCAAGTCTGAGGAATTTTATTCTCTACCCCCTACACCGGTTTACATGGAAAATGTTTCTCATTACAAAGAAAAAGACACTATTTATGACTTACGTTTTCatttattgcaattattttcaaaacgtAGTCATCCCTTGGAAAGTCTTCTCAATCCAACCACTCACACTGCTGATCCCATGGATTATCGTTTAAG CTGGTTACTTTTACAAACTTTAGAAGCCTTGGGTTATCGTCATTGTTCCGAATTAAGCGAGTCTCAACTGCATGtgggttttgctgctcaactgGAAAACAATGATCTGTGGGAATGGgctatatttgttttattacacaTCAAAGATAAAAATCAACGTGAATTAGCCGTACAAAATGTGCTCTATCGTTATGTGTCTGTTTCAAAAGATGTggctttaaatgaaaaagaaaaatttgttatcaATAATTTAGGTGTGCCAGAAAAATGGATCGATTATGCCAAGGCAGTAAGGGCAGGTTCCATCCATAATTATCATTTACAAGCAAAATATTTGCTCAAGGCCAAACAATGGTCTTTGGCTCATGAAATAATATTTCAGCATATTGCCCCAGATGCTGTCATCAATg ataatttggaatatttacataatttgttAACACAATTTGAAAATCCTGACCTAAATAAGAGTATAAAGGTGCCCAACTGGTCCAATCAGGGACAAATATTCTTGGATTTCATAGACATAAATGAAAAG TTCAAGGGCCTAAAATCCCTCAAAACCGAAGCTGATATCGAGGCACGCTGGGAGAACTTGAAGCCTCAATTAGCTGATCTATGCTCGCGTATTAATCTTTTACCCTGCCCCACACCCAAGCATCGTTTGTGTCAGAGTGAAATTGCCCAAAATTTAGCGTGTTTAGTTCGGGGTGTTTTACTTGTATGTCCCATTCTCAATCCTTgtctaataattaaaattgcttTAGAACGTCTGCCCCTGCCGCAAGAGTTTGCTCAACAGGAACTACGAGCATTGCTCGATACATTGGTGGGCGATTTATCGAAAACACAATTAAGCAATACAGAACTTATCAGTGTTAAATAA